Proteins encoded together in one Macadamia integrifolia cultivar HAES 741 chromosome 8, SCU_Mint_v3, whole genome shotgun sequence window:
- the LOC122087085 gene encoding UPF0676 protein C1494.01-like isoform X2, with translation MAETLKLPVIDLSSTDRISTAKSIRRACVDFGFFYLVNHGVEEELFKRVFEESKNLFSLPLEEKMKLARKEQRGYTPFYAEKLDTSLNSRGDLKESFYIGPVEGSMTLTNLNQWPSEEFSMMFWLGNCRSSAILETHNGILPSDSPVSSNGSLFHFFFFNFSIFIIITTASL, from the exons ATGGCGGAAACTCTCAAGCTCCCAGTTATCGACTTATCCTCAACGGATCGCATATCGACTGCTAAATCAATCCGCAGA GCATGCGTGGACTTTGGCTTCTTTTACCTTGTAAATCATGGGGTTGAAGAGGAGTTGTTTAAGAGAGTGTTTGAAGAGAGTAAAAATTTATTCTCACTTCCCCTGGAAGAGAAGATGAAACTGGCGCGAAAGGAACAAAGAGGTTACACCCCCTTTTATGCTGAgaaactggatacttccttgaATTCCAGAG GTGACCTAAAGGAGTCTTTCTACATTGGTCCTGTAGAAGGCAGTATGACTCTAACTAATCTGAATCAATGGCCTTCAGAAG AATTCTCAATGATGTTTTGGCTAGGAAATTGTAGAAGCTCTGCCATCTTGGAAACTCACAATGGAATCTTACCATCAGACAGTCCTGTAAGTTCTAACGgctctctttttcatttttttttttttaacttcagCATCTTCATAATAATCACTACAGCATCTTTATAA
- the LOC122087401 gene encoding RING-H2 finger protein ATL66-like, producing MASQAQPFHWHYTELDDKNFQVHGRTLLFTIIIFSLFLLFTLLCLYAKWVCRYRQRFATATATANANANANANANANANANANAAAFSTSIPQPTAPPLQSIGLDPATIHSLPIFLHRSSTSSAEETQCSICITTFEDQEKVKVLPQCRHAFHPDCVDKWLSTQSSCPLCRASLRAEAVCTSL from the coding sequence ATGGCCTCTCAAGCTCAGCCCTTCCACTGGCACTACACCGAGCTCGACGACAAGAATTTCCAAGTCCACGGCCGAACACTCCTCTTCACAATCATCATCTTCTCTCTATTCCTCTTGTTCACCCTCCTCTGCCTCTACGCTAAATGGGTCTGCCGCTATCGCCAACGAttcgccaccgccaccgccaccgccaacGCCAACGCCAACGCCAACGCCAACGCCAACGCCAACGCCAACGCCAACGCTAACGCTGCTGCCTTCTCTACCTCCATCCCTCAACCGACGGCGCCACCGCTTCAATCCATTGGCCTCGACCCGGCCACGATCCATAGCTTGCCAATCTTCTTGCACCGGTCCTCGACTTCCTCGGCCGAAGAAACCCAGTGCTCTATATGTATTACTACATTTGAAGACCAAGAGAAAGTTAAGGTGTTGCCTCAATGTCGCCATGCTTTTCATCCCGACTGCGTCGACAAGTGGCTCAGTACCCAGTCCAGTTGCCCACTCTGTCGAGCATCTCTCCGAGCTGAAGCTGTTTGTACTTCTTTATGA
- the LOC122087400 gene encoding receptor-like protein 7 produces the protein MRFPLFSWLLLLYSVSVLFPIDQFLVYCRCLEDQRSLLLHLNQSLSFNLRPRPVTSKLASWNTSSDCCTWKGVTCEQGSGHVNGLDLSSEYITGGLDNSNSSLFNLRYLQSLNLANNYFNRTQIPSALIRLVNLTNLNLSKSGFAGQVPIEISYLTRLVSLDLSAFPGKTRLRLEKPDLGTFVRNLSGLKTLHLDGVNISAPGSQWCRALSSALPNLQVLSLSNCYLSGPLDSSLSELSLLSHISLSQNNISAEVPVFFKYFSNLTSLHLNSCGLKGKFPEKVLQLRNLQSLDVSQNPLLSGSLPEFSRNGSLQNLILSSTSFSGPLPDSIGNLSLLSKLQLTSCSFNGSIPSSIIQLNQLDSLDLSLNTFTGPIPPLPETLTQVNLAHNYLTGSLTDSHWERYGKLVTLDLRNNSLNGSIPSSLFTLPTLKNLKLSQNQFSGQLKEMRNMSSASLDTLDLNSNNLGGPIPLSIFELQKLNVLTLSSNNFSGTIELEMIQKLQNLTSLDLSNNSLLVSTTIHNSNSSFPQIRTLKLASCKLQGFPDFLRNQSTLSNLDLSNNQIHGQIPTWVWKIGNGSLSYLNLSFNSLNDLERPLPDPSDIASLAMLDLHSNFLQGQIPVLSSTLTYWDISNNSFQSRIPSNITSYLVFTIFFSLSSNNLSGEIPQSICNAGYLQVLDLSNNSLNGTIPSCLASISTLTVLNLRRNHFVGHIPQEFPVGCSLRTLDLSGNRLEGPLPTALANCKKLEVLNLGNNQINGSFPLYLGSCTDLRVLVLRSNKFNGPIGEEGINHNFSKLQIVDLSSNHFTGNLPTESLMKWTAMMVEEDETQSKIKHETLRVRFLNYSSQMYYQDTVTVTIKGQEMELTKILTVYTSIDLSNNGFQGEIPKVIGNLNPLYFLNLSHNALIGRIPSSLGTLKQLESLDLSSNKLGGDIPSQLISLTFLAVLNLSWNNLTGAIPMENQFRTFSATSFEGNEGLCGLPLSRKCTVNHVSPPTSTYENMGPQSDKFDWKFIFSGVGFGAGAAMAVAPLMFSKKGRKWYDKQVERIFFMIIPSAGLLCTTCDDGRVETEYNTEEELPETSEDSDDDEEGEEDEERRGKFCVFCSKLDSSRKKIVHNPNCSCHS, from the coding sequence ATGAGATTTCCACTGTTTTCatggcttcttcttctctactctGTTTCTGTTCTATTCCCCATTGATCAATTTCTGGTTTATTGCCGATGTCTTGAGGATCAAAGATCTCTGTTGCTCCATCTCAATCAAAGCCTCTCTTTCAATCTGAGACCCCGTCCCGTTACTTCAAAGCTTGCTTCATGGAACACAAGCTCCGATTGCTGTACTTGGAAGGGCGTCACCTGCGAACAGGGTTCTGGTCATGTTAATGGACTCGACCTCAGCAGCGAATATATAACTGGAGGACTTGACAATTCAAATAGCAGTCTCTTTAATCTTCGATATCTTCAAAGCTTGAATTTGGCAAACAACTACTTCAATCGTACGCAGATTCCTTCTGCGCTTATCAGGCTCGTGAATTTGACCAACCTCAACCTGTCCAAGTCGGGTTTTGCTGGCCAAGTTCCCATTGAGATCTCATATCTGACGAGGTTAGTTTCTCTTGATCTCTCCGCTTTTCCTGGAAAGACTCGATTGAGACTCGAAAAGCCAGATCTTGGAACTTTTGTTCGAAACCTCTCGGGATTGAAGACTCTCCATCTTGATGGAGTGAATATATCAGCTCCGGGCAGTCAATGGTGCCGGGCCTTATCCTCTGCACTTCCCAATCTCCAAGTGTTGAGCTTATCCAATTGTTATCTTTCAGGGCCACTAGATTCTTCACTTTCTGAACTCAGTTTGCTTTCTCATATTAGTCTCAGCCAGAACAATATTTCTGCTGAAGTGCCAGTATTCTTCAAGTATTTCAGTAACTTGACTTCTCTGCACCTCAATTCTTGTGGGTTAAAGGGGAAATTTCCAGAGAAAGTTCTACAGCTAAGGAACCTACAAAGCCTCGATGTATCACAGAACCCGTTGCTAAGTGGTTCTTTGCCGGAATTTTCTAGGAATGGCTCTCTTCAGAACTTGATACTCTCTTCCACTAGTTTCTCAGGTCCCTTACCAGATTCTATAGGCAATCTTAGCCTTCTGTCCAAATTACAGCTTACGAGTTGCAGCTTTAATGGATCAATTCCATCGTCCATTATACAACTTAATCAGCTCGATTCTTTGGACTTGTCACTTAACACCTTCACTGGCCCTATACCTCCGTTGCCTGAAACTCTAACCCAGGTAAACCTTGCCCATAATTATTTAACAGGTTCACTTACGGACTCCCATTGGGAGAGGTATGGAAAGCTTGTTACTCTTGACTTAAGGAACAATTCACTCAATGGAAGTATACCATCATCTCTATTCACCCTGCCAACACTGAAAAACTTAAAACTAAGCCAAAACCAATTTTCTGGCCAACTCAAGGAGATGCGCAATATGTCTTCAGCATCGTTGGATACCCTTGATTTGAATAGCAATAATCTGGGGGGACCAATACCATTATCGATATTTGAACTCCAGAAACTTAATGTCCTTACTCTTTCTTCCAACAATTTCAGTGGCACTATAGAGCTTGAGATGATTCAGAAACTGCAGAACCTCACCTCTCTCGATCTTTCCAACAATAGCTTGCTGGTCAGTACTACCATTCACAATTCTAACTCATCATTCCCCCAGATCCGCACACTGAAATTGGCATCCTGCAAGCTGCAAGGCTTCCCTGACTTCTTAAGAAACCAATCAACATTGTCTAATCTAGACCTGTCCAACAATCAAATTCATGGGCAAATACCCACTTGGGTTTGGAAAATTGGTAATGGGTCTCTTTCTTATTTGAACCTTTCTTTTAACTCCCTCAACGATCTGGAACGACCTTTGCCCGATCCGAGTGATATTGCTTCATTGGCTATGCTTGACCTTCACTCCAATTTTCTCCAAGGACAAATCCCAGTTCTGTCATCAACCCTAACATATTGGGATATCTCAAACAACAGCTTCCAATCCCGCATCCCATCTAATATCACTTCTTACCTTGTCTTcaccatcttcttctctctctcaagcAATAATCTCAGCGGGGAAATCCCTCAATCAATATGCAATGCTGGTTATCTTCAAGTTCTTGATCTGTCTAATAACAGCTTGAATGGCACAATCCCCTCATGTTTGGCTAGCATAAGCACACTGACGGTACTGAACCTAAGGCGTAACCACTTTGTCGGTCATATTCCTCAGGAATTTCCAGTTGGGTGCAGCCTAAGGACACTGGATCTCAGTGGGAACAGATTAGAAGGACCATTGCCTACAGCCCTGGCCAATTGCAAAAAGCTAGAGGTTCTCAATCTTGGGAACAACCAAATAAATGGCTCATTTCCATTATACTTGGGAAGCTGTACTGACTTACGGGTCCTTGTTCTGCGCTCCAATAAATTCAACGGACCCATTGGTGAAGAAGGCATAAATCATAATTTCTCAAAGCTGCAAATTGTAGACCTCTCTTCCAATCACTTCACGGGTAATCTTCCCACTGAATCCTTAATGAAATGGACAGCAATGATGGTTGAAGAGGATGAAACACAATCGAAGATTAAGCATGAGACATTGAGAGTCAGGTTCCTAAATTACAGTAGTCAAATGTACTACCAGGATACAGTGACGGTCACAATCAAAGGACAAGAGATGGAGTTGACAAAGATCCTAACCGTCTATACCTCCATTGACTTGTCAAATAATGGATTCCAAGGGGAGATTCCAAAGGTGATAGGAAACCTCAACCCTCTCTATTTTCTTAATTTGTCTCATAATGCTCTGATTGGACGAATACCATCATCCCTGGGGACCCTGAAACAGCTCGAGTCATTAGACCTCTCAAGCAACAAGTTAGGAGGAGATATCCCTTCGCAGCTGATAAGCCTAACATTCCTTGCGGTCCTGAACCTCTCGTGGAACAACCTTACGGGAGCGATACCAATGGAAAATCAATTTCGGACATTTTCAGCAACTTCCTTTGAAGGGAATGAAGGCTTATGTGGACTTCCATTGTCAAGAAAGTGCACAGTCAATCACGTATCACCACCAAcatccacatatgaaaacatggGTCCACAATCTGATAAATTTGATTGGAAGTTCATATTTAGCGGAGTGGGTTTTGGTGCAGGAGCTGCAATGGCTGTTGCACCACTGATGTTTTcgaagaagggaaggaaatgGTATGACAAACAggtggaaagaatttttttcatGATAATCCCCTCTGCAGGTTTGCTCTGTACCACCTGTGATGATGGAAGGGTTGAAACAGAGTATAATACAGAAGAAGAGCTTCCAGAGACAAGTGAAGACTCTGATGACGAcgaggaaggagaggaagatgaagaaagacGGGGGAAATTTTGTGTCTTCTGTTCCAAATTAGACAGTAGCAGGAAGAAGATTGTACATAATCCCAACTGCTCTTGCCACAGTTAG
- the LOC122087085 gene encoding protein DOWNY MILDEW RESISTANCE 6-like isoform X1 gives MAETLKLPVIDLSSTDRISTAKSIRRACVDFGFFYLVNHGVEEELFKRVFEESKNLFSLPLEEKMKLARKEQRGYTPFYAEKLDTSLNSRGDLKESFYIGPVEGSMTLTNLNQWPSEGNCRSSAILETHNGILPSDSPSAVNRGGGRDYAMRRQGLDTGSPIRSANPAQYWLIFEGALVVLATISWIGAG, from the exons ATGGCGGAAACTCTCAAGCTCCCAGTTATCGACTTATCCTCAACGGATCGCATATCGACTGCTAAATCAATCCGCAGA GCATGCGTGGACTTTGGCTTCTTTTACCTTGTAAATCATGGGGTTGAAGAGGAGTTGTTTAAGAGAGTGTTTGAAGAGAGTAAAAATTTATTCTCACTTCCCCTGGAAGAGAAGATGAAACTGGCGCGAAAGGAACAAAGAGGTTACACCCCCTTTTATGCTGAgaaactggatacttccttgaATTCCAGAG GTGACCTAAAGGAGTCTTTCTACATTGGTCCTGTAGAAGGCAGTATGACTCTAACTAATCTGAATCAATGGCCTTCAGAAG GAAATTGTAGAAGCTCTGCCATCTTGGAAACTCACAATGGAATCTTACCATCAGACAGTCCT TCTGCAGTGAAccggggtggggggagggattATGCCATGAGGAGGCAAGGATTAGATACAGGTTCACCGATCAGATCAGCCAATCCTGCGCAATACTGGCTGATCTTTGAGGGAGCATTGGTGGTGTTGGCTACTATCAGCTGGATCGGTGCAGGCTGA